The following nucleotide sequence is from Anaerococcus sp. Marseille-Q7828.
TGGTCCATCTATTGCAATAATATATGTCATAGTTTCTCCTTTATAGCATTAGCTGCTGCATAGGCACTAGTGAAAGCTAGCTGTAGGTTGTATCCACCTGTTAATCCATCTATATCAAGAACTTCTCCTATAAAATATAGGTCAGGAACTTTTTTTGATTCCATGGTTTTGGGGTTTATTTCATCTACATTAACCCCACCTTTTGTTATTACAGCAGTATTAAATCCACCAAATCTATCAAAGGTCAATTTAAAATTAATAATATTTTCTATTATATTATGGCGGTCATTTCTTGTAAGCTCTGATGCTTTCCTAGACAAATCCACATTTGACCTGCTTAGGATAATAGGACAAAGTGCTTCAGCCATATATTCTTTAAGAATATTTACCACATCTTTCTTTGGATTTTTATTTAATAGTTCTATAAAATCCCTATCAAGCTCATCGAAATCTTTGCCCGTAAAGTTAAGTCTTATTTCCGTTATATTTTCATTGATAGCCATAGATGATATTTTCAAAACACAAGGACCTGTTATAAAGTTTTTTGTTATTAGAACTGGTCCATAATCTTCTTTAGATCCCCTATCACTTATAAGCCTTATCCCTATACTATCAAAGGATAAAGCTTTTATGGTTTTCAAATCCTTATCCTTAAAAAATATGGGAACTAAGGACGGCCTTAATTTTGTTATACTATGGCCAAAGTCTCTGGCAAAATTGTAGCCATCACCAGACGAGCCTGTATTGGGATATGAAAGTCCGCCTGTCGCAATGATCAAATAGTCAAATTGATAATCTTTTTTTGCTGTTGTTACAAGAAAATTGTCATTCTTTTTGATTTTTAGGACCTCAGCATTTGTAACAAGCTTGATGTTTTTCTCTACTATCAACTTTTCAAAAAAGCTAATAACATCTTTTGCTTTTTGTGACTTAGGGAAAATCCTGTCATCGTCTTCTCTCACAAGTTCTAGGCCATTATTTTCAAAAAATTCAATACTAGCATAATTATCGTGAAGATTAAAGGCAGAGTATATAAACTTTTTGTTGGTAACAATATTTTCTAAAAATTCATCATAGTATTTGCCATTAGTAATATTGCACCTACCATTGCCTGTCATAAGAATCTTCTTGCCTATTTCAGAATTTTTCTCTAATATGGTAACTTCGTTATTTTCATTTTTTAAGTTTACGGCAGCATAGAGTCCACTTGCCCCAGCTCCGATAATTCCGATTTTTTTCATATACTATAAAAATTTTACCATAAAAAAAAGAAATAGATAACTATTCCTTAATCAATCTTACAAAATCCATTTCTTTTTGGTTAAATCTTTGATAGCACCCTTCTTTCAAATCATCAAGGTAAATGCCACCAATTCTTTCTCTCTTTAGGTCGACCACCCTAGACCCTAGGACATCAAACATTCTCCTGATTTGGCGGTTATAACCTTGTCTTATTAGGACCCTATAAGTATTTGCTCCTATATATTTTATCTTCGCATCTGAAGTAAACTCATTGTTGCCTATATCAAGGCCAGTTTCAAACTCTCTTATTTGGTCTTGATCTAAAAGTCTATTAACTTTTACCACGTATTCTTTGCTAATTCCAGAGGATGGATGAGTTAGGGAACTAGTAAAATCACCATCGTTGGTAATTATTAAAAGTCCGTGGCTATCCTTATCAAGCCTACCTGCAGCAAAAAACCTTTGGTCAATATCTATCAAATTATTCAAATCTTTGTCATTGTGGGGATCAAAGTTGCTGGTAATGTAGCCAACTGGTTTGTTTAGCTTATAGTATACATATTCTTCTACTTTTAATATTTCTCCACCAATAGAAACCACATCAGAAGAACTTACTTGGTAACCAAGCTCAGTTAAGACTTTGCCATTAACCTTAACTTTGCCTGCTTTAATCAATTCATCTGCTTTCCTACGTGAACTATAGCCAGACTTGGCTATAAATTTATTTATCCTCATATATATCCTCACTTATATCCTTTATCTCTGGCAATTCTGACAAATCTTTTATATCAAAATATTGCAAAAATAAGTTTGTAGTAACATATATAATTGGTTTGCCAATTTTATCAAGTCTACCATTTTCTCTAATAAGCCCCCTATCAAGCAGATTGTCTATAGTTGTTTGTGAACTTACGCCCCTAATCTTATCTACTTCTGCCCTTGTGATGGGCTGTTTGTAGGCAACAATTGATAGGGTTTCAAGGGCTGATGAAGTAAGCTTTTTGGGACTTTGCTTTACTAGGGATTCAAAATATTTGTCATGTTTTGCTCTTGTTACAAATTGGTAAGAAGAATCAAACTCTTTTATTATAAGTCCACTATCCATAGAATTCCTCTCATCAATCATTTCCCCTAAGGCTATTTTTATTTGATTTTTATCACTATTTTTAATAATCTTGCTTAAATCATCTATATCAATGGGCTGGCCCCATACATATAAGATTTCTTCTATTAAGCCTTTTAGATAATCATTTTCCATATTTCCTACATTCTTTTTTTGATGTGAAATTTGTTCCCATCTTTTTGAAACAAATATATTTCCTTTAGTTTAAAAAGTTCTAATAGAGCCAAAAAACTTGCTATGCATTCTGCCTTGGAGTGGATATTATTAATTATAAGATCAAGTCTTAAGTCTCCTCTTATTTCCAAAGCTTTCCTATAGTTGCCTATATAATCATTGATATCTGGCAAGCTTACTATTTCAACTTTCTTATTATTCTCTGGCTCTTCATTTAGCCTATTTAACAACTTTTCAAATTGTTTGGCAAGTATTCTTACATCCTTTGCTATTATTTGATCAGAAGTTTCAAACTGTGATAAGTCTTCTTGGTATTTGGAATGAATTTTGGAAGCTTCCTCTTCCAAGTATTTCAAATCATCCTGGACAGATTTGATTTTCTTGTATTCTATAAGATAGGATATAAAATCTTCTTCCAGGTCATCTTCGTCATCTTTTGGCAAAAGTTTGTTTGACTTTATGCTAAGAAGTACTGAAGCAATGTAAATAAATGAACTTATGTCATCAATTTCTCTATCAAGCTTTTCTATCCCAAGAAGATACTTATTTGTAATATCACCTAAGTTTATATCATATATATCTATCTTTTCTTTTTCTATTAATTTTAATAGCAAATCAAAAGGGCCTTCAAAGCCCTCAAATTCAACATTTAAATTCATTTGTTTCTGTGATTTACTGCATGTAGTACTGCAATAATTGTCTTGGCATCAGTGATTTCACCATTTAAAACCATCTCATATAAGTCATCTATTGGAAAAGATTCTGCATGCAAAAATTCATCTTCATCCAAGTCCAATTTTGACTCTACAAGTTCATGAGCTTCGAAAAATGACAGTTTATCATTGGTAAATCCTGGAGATGCGTACATGGTAAATAAGAAGTCAATCTTTTCTGGGTAATAGCCTATTTCTTCTTGAAGTTCCCTTTTTGCTGTCTCTATTGGTGCTTCATTGCTTTCTACTAGACCTGCAGGTATTTCTAGCATTACCTTATCGACTGCTATCCTATATTGACTAACCATCCAAAGTCTATCATCTCCATCATAAGCTATGATTCCAACACCTTTTTGGTGGTCAACTATCTCTCTTTTGGAATATTTTTTGTTTTGAAGTTCTACAGTATCAACTCTAAGCTTTAATATTTTACCATCATATATGGTATCTGATTTGATTGATTTCTCGTAAAATTTATCTTCGGTCATTTCTTAACTCCTCTGCCATTGTTAGCATTTCCCTTGCCGAATGTAAGGTAATATCAGTAATATTTACTCCACCTATTAATCTTGAGATTTCTTCTACTCTCTTTTCGTCTTCAATTTTTTCCGTTTTTGATATTGTAAAATCACCTTCATCATTTTTTGTAATCAAAATGTGATTTTGTGCCAAAGCCGCTATTTGAGGCAAGTGGCTGATAGATATTACCTGTCTTTTCTTTGATAGATCTAGGATTTTCTCTCCTACCACTTGAGCCGTCCTACCAGAAATCCCAGTATCTATCTCATCAAATATCATTGTATCAACATTATCAAAGTCTGCAAATATTTCCTTAAAAGCAAGCATAATCCTTGATATTTCACCACCAGAAGCTGTGGCAGAAAGTGATTTTAGCTTCTCTCCCTTGTTTGTTCTGATTAGGAAATCTACATCATCATAACCTGTCATATCAATATGGTCTTTTTTTGAAAATTCTATCTTAAAAAGTCCATTTTTGATATTTAATTCTCTAATAGAAGTATTAATTGCTTTTTCTAAGATCTTGCTTTTTTTAAGACGAATTTCATGTAGTTTACTTGCATATATGTCAAGCTTCTGGTCTATTTCTTTTATTTTTTGGTCTTTACTTAAGCGTAGGCTTTCTATCTCATCTAGTTCTTTTAATCTACTTGAGATTTCATCATAATACTTTATTATCTCTTCTATACTTTGCCCATATTTACGCTTTAGATTAAACAATACTTGCATCAGCTCTTCAAGTTCTTTTTCTCTTTCTGGATCACCTATTAGGCTTTCTTCGTAGAGATCCATATCAGAATATAGGTCATTGATTTCATCATTTATAGCAGAAAGTCTATCATAAAAATCACTAATTTTCTTATCAATATTAGTGAAATTTGATATCTCAGAAAGAGAAGCTCCTAGCATACTTGTAAGTGACTGTTGGTCATAATCAGTAGAATCAAGTATAGATTTAGCCGCTCCAATGGCAGTTCTTAAATCGTTTATGTTGTTTAGTTTCTTATACTCTTCATCGATTTCTTCTTC
It contains:
- the recN gene encoding DNA repair protein RecN produces the protein MLAELFIDNFVIIKRNHIFFEDGFNVLTGETGSGKSLILEAINLLLGKKANKDIVGRFADSTTIEGIFIVDEETKKILENNTVLFDENDNKLIVNRTITPKSSTLRINGRVANLTILREISPILIDIYNQGDSNAFMNKANYIYLIDNYSNDKETSDLRKMIKALNNQKNDYLVKFANLNLTDEEIQRERDLIKYQIEEIEAIDLFSINEEEIDEEYKKLNNINDLRTAIGAAKSILDSTDYDQQSLTSMLGASLSEISNFTNIDKKISDFYDRLSAINDEINDLYSDMDLYEESLIGDPEREKELEELMQVLFNLKRKYGQSIEEIIKYYDEISSRLKELDEIESLRLSKDQKIKEIDQKLDIYASKLHEIRLKKSKILEKAINTSIRELNIKNGLFKIEFSKKDHIDMTGYDDVDFLIRTNKGEKLKSLSATASGGEISRIMLAFKEIFADFDNVDTMIFDEIDTGISGRTAQVVGEKILDLSKKRQVISISHLPQIAALAQNHILITKNDEGDFTISKTEKIEDEKRVEEISRLIGGVNITDITLHSAREMLTMAEELRNDRR
- the scpB gene encoding SMC-Scp complex subunit ScpB, producing the protein MENDYLKGLIEEILYVWGQPIDIDDLSKIIKNSDKNQIKIALGEMIDERNSMDSGLIIKEFDSSYQFVTRAKHDKYFESLVKQSPKKLTSSALETLSIVAYKQPITRAEVDKIRGVSSQTTIDNLLDRGLIRENGRLDKIGKPIIYVTTNLFLQYFDIKDLSELPEIKDISEDIYEDK
- a CDS encoding NUDIX hydrolase; translation: MTEDKFYEKSIKSDTIYDGKILKLRVDTVELQNKKYSKREIVDHQKGVGIIAYDGDDRLWMVSQYRIAVDKVMLEIPAGLVESNEAPIETAKRELQEEIGYYPEKIDFLFTMYASPGFTNDKLSFFEAHELVESKLDLDEDEFLHAESFPIDDLYEMVLNGEITDAKTIIAVLHAVNHRNK
- a CDS encoding pseudouridine synthase, whose amino-acid sequence is MRINKFIAKSGYSSRRKADELIKAGKVKVNGKVLTELGYQVSSSDVVSIGGEILKVEEYVYYKLNKPVGYITSNFDPHNDKDLNNLIDIDQRFFAAGRLDKDSHGLLIITNDGDFTSSLTHPSSGISKEYVVKVNRLLDQDQIREFETGLDIGNNEFTSDAKIKYIGANTYRVLIRQGYNRQIRRMFDVLGSRVVDLKRERIGGIYLDDLKEGCYQRFNQKEMDFVRLIKE
- a CDS encoding segregation/condensation protein A, coding for MNLNVEFEGFEGPFDLLLKLIEKEKIDIYDINLGDITNKYLLGIEKLDREIDDISSFIYIASVLLSIKSNKLLPKDDEDDLEEDFISYLIEYKKIKSVQDDLKYLEEEASKIHSKYQEDLSQFETSDQIIAKDVRILAKQFEKLLNRLNEEPENNKKVEIVSLPDINDYIGNYRKALEIRGDLRLDLIINNIHSKAECIASFLALLELFKLKEIYLFQKDGNKFHIKKRM
- a CDS encoding NAD(P)/FAD-dependent oxidoreductase; translated protein: MKKIGIIGAGASGLYAAVNLKNENNEVTILEKNSEIGKKILMTGNGRCNITNGKYYDEFLENIVTNKKFIYSAFNLHDNYASIEFFENNGLELVREDDDRIFPKSQKAKDVISFFEKLIVEKNIKLVTNAEVLKIKKNDNFLVTTAKKDYQFDYLIIATGGLSYPNTGSSGDGYNFARDFGHSITKLRPSLVPIFFKDKDLKTIKALSFDSIGIRLISDRGSKEDYGPVLITKNFITGPCVLKISSMAINENITEIRLNFTGKDFDELDRDFIELLNKNPKKDVVNILKEYMAEALCPIILSRSNVDLSRKASELTRNDRHNIIENIINFKLTFDRFGGFNTAVITKGGVNVDEINPKTMESKKVPDLYFIGEVLDIDGLTGGYNLQLAFTSAYAAANAIKEKL